TTGTTTAGTATTTCAtctgtaataaatttttatatactttttattttattaacagagCGCTTTGTATATCTTGTTTGGTCCTTCACCAGATCCTATCATTATGAAATGCGATTGGAAACTATTGAGATCTTTATGGCCAGCTTTAGTGCTCTCCAAAACATCTGAGAAACTGTCTGTAGTACGACTAAGGGAGAGTTTAGTACAAACTGTAAACAAACGTTTCCCAACAGTTGCAATTTCACTAGAAGTGCCAGAAACGTGTTTAACCGTTGCGTCTAAATTATGGACAACTCAGCCTCGACCAAATCTGCCCCTGCCAaccgaaaatgaaataaaacaaggTTTGGAAGACTTTAAAGAGATCGAAAGAACTAATCTTACCTCTTACAATGAGTTAGTGAATGAACTGTTGAATATTCTTTTGGAAAAGAATTTGTATTGGAGGCATCGGTTAATGGCAATGAGTTTTATCCGAAATTTAGTCCATCCGCATCAGAACTATCCACCAAAGGTGGTTCGTTACTTCTTAGAAGCGTTGATACACGATTCGGTGCAAGAAAGGCAAATCGCTATTTCAGTAGTCGTGTACATTTTGAAACAGCTGAAACGGAAACATCCAAAAGTAAAGTATTCATTGAATTATGAAATGTATTAATCACCTGAATTACCAGGTGAATTATATACACGCTAAATAATCCGTTTTTTAATTCAAAGGTACTTATCGATCCTCCTGCTTTACCAGAAGAGAACGAGTCACGAAATCAATTTAAGAAGCTGATACCGGGACAAAGACCAGACAACGCCTGGCTTCAATACAATTATGAAACTCGTCCTCTCACTGCGGAACAATGGGATGAACCCAGATTTGTTCATAACGTGTATACCGGATATTACACCTGGCCGGCGAAGATAGAAATATACGCGCCATCGTCTGAGCAGCCTTGCTTAGATCCAGCTGTGCGAACCTTAACGGAACACGAGAAAGagattgattatttttttaacgatcCACAGAATATCGAAAAACTCATAAGGTACTTTAGTCTCGAAGACAAACGAGAAAAATTCAACTGTCTCAAATTCCTTCTCTTCAAAGGGGTCTTTCGTAACCATGGAATAGTGTACTTAAAACACTTTTTACCGCATTTGTACAAGTTGATCGCGGACAAACAGAAGAGCAGCCAAAAGTACGCGGCTGAAATAATTGCCGGGATCATTAGAGGCTCCAAGCATTGGCCATTCGATATGATCTGTGAAATGTGGGACTGTTTGTTACCAGTTGTGAGGCTCGTATTAACCAATTTAACAGTGGAGTCTCATATGGACTGGGGCTTGTGCTTTGCGACTGCACAACGACACAGAGATCCGAATAGACACCATTGGTTATTGGAATGCTTAATGGAAGAACCGCACCTCGGTGAATCGGAATCGTCTTTCGTCGAATGCGGACGTTTGCTTATTCTGCAAGCTGCTCTCGAGAAACAGTCATGGCGAGTTTCACAATTATTAGAGCGTCTACTGAAACGCACGGAAGACAGACTAATGGCGAGTCCATTCCAAAATGTAAGAGGGAGATTAGGTTCTGTTTTGGTGACAGTATTTAACGCGAGTCTCCGGTTTCCCGATGCCTCGGACAATCAGTGGACGCATAAAGTGGAggatttaataaatagaatattaccgAAATTGCAGTCCCTTGTCACTGAAACCGACCTGCTGTACAGCAAGGAAGACCAATCTTTATCTGCACAAGTAGCAAATGTTAACTTCAACGATTCTTCGACCGACTCCGAGAAAAACGCTGAGGACCGTGAAATAGCGATCCGATTATTTAAGACAGTTTGCAAATGGATTTCGATCACTGTCGTTCGTTCTCCGATCGGTGTACAACCAggattttataaagtatttccAGTTATATGTCAACTGGAGAATTGTGATTCCGATGAGGAATTAGCCAAGTTGTGTACATACACGTTAGCCCTGCTTGCACAGGCACTTACTCTACCGCGTGATATGCCAACAGTTTTGGAGGAAGTAATAAAGATGTCAAAGCATACCTCGTGGTGGGCAAGATCCACATGCTTGCAATTTCTTCAAGTATTGATATTCCATAATATGAGCACATTTTTAAGCAACTCTGACTGGGTTAATCACGTTAAGGACACGGTCTTACATTTGTTGGAAGATGAGCGCGTTGAAGTCAGAAAGAATGCTGGTCAATGTTTAAGCGGATTGTTACATTGTGCATTTATAACAGATCAAGAGAAATTATTGGTAAGTAGCCTTCGAACGTGTAATCATACGAGCACTGTGAAACCAATTTAAGGAATGggtttacattgaattttttaggAAGAGTTTAAGAAGAAAGCAAGAACTAAATCATATAGAAGAGAACGCTCGAATCAGTCTAAGAAAACAACAGGAAAGGAATTAACAGCTGACACTATAAGAATTCGTCATGCAGCTGTACTAGGATTGTGCGCATTCATTCAAGCTCATCCGTATGATATTCCTAAATATGTGCCGTCGATTTTTGAATTTCTCAGTCCTTACATGAATGATCTACAGCCTATATCGGTGAGCATACAGTAAATTTGTAATATGTTGGAATTATCGAGTAAtgtacgtttatttatttatagacaaCAATTAGGAAGACCTTGGATGATTTCAAGAGGACGCATTACGATGGATGGAGAGGCATAAATGGGTATGCACAAGATTTCACCGAAGAACAGTTAACTGTATTGCAAGATCTAACTATGCCTCCACCCCATTATGtttgatagaaatatttaaatttgtaccatatgttttttatggttttaatagaattttttacttATAACTAGCACGACGATcataaaacatatttcaatcATCAATGGATCATAATCAAACAAGCAATGGCAAAAAAGATTGTGGCAATAACAATGTAACAACTAGTTGTATAACATTTagaaagtaatataattaattggtGCTGTGCTGTGAAGACataatacatttattgtaatttatttatctccatgaaaaagaaatacaaactGAAATTATCTGTTTTCAATTAAAGCTGTGAAAGACCAAGTACTCGGACTGTACTAGTGTTAAAAGGGATTTAAGAAATGTAAAGTTTGTACCaactattaattttaaattgatgtAAAGATGTTACTTATGCTTGTGCAATATCAATACAGTTTTATCGAAAGATGATCGATTAAATtcccttttttttatatataaaactaaatactatgaaaacaaattttttaaattaatttaataaaattaaaatacttgaACAACCATTGTACATACTTAAGCTTAATTTTATTAAAGCTAAACTCTGagaacaattaataaaattccgtgttcataaattacttaaaataattaaattattttttactcttatattatatgaattttaaaaatgtattactgATATAACAATATTTCGCCTATAGcattgattataaattaatgtacttttaataaaattcaataaatacaacTTTACTGGAATAGGTTATATTACTTGCGTTAAGAATAACCTAAGTAGCGAATCTAGTGACTTCaagtatcaattattaattaactgtGTTATGTTGGAACAATGAATTTGCAGAAACGAATAGGAAGTCGCTTTGTTTGTAAATCCCCTTAAACTGCAATTTTGAATCGTACGAAAAGATGACATAGCATAACGTTTGAATGATTAGGATATCATTTCGATTCTGATAACGTCGCAGTATTTATCAGATATCAAAATTGCATTAATATGGACCGAATAGTGATATTTGGAGCTACTGGAAATACCGGGTTATGCGCTTTAAATCATGCTGTACAAAAGGGtatggtatttatttatttgttttttattaatgCGTATAAAAAGAGTCACGTATTTCAAATGTTTGAAACTTCTGAAGTGTAcatgaaatttatgaaatcgTTTTAgtctgtaattaattatatatttcacaatttaGGTTTAAATGTAAGGGCATTTGTAAGGgacaaaaacaaaattccaGCAAACTTGGTAGAAAAAATACATGTTGTCACTGGAGATGTTACTAATGCAGAACAAGTGTCAAATGCAGTATCTGATAGAGATGGAGTGGTTGTTGTGCTTGGCACAAGAAATGACttgagtaaaatattttacataagatATAAAGTTTCCAGtaatataagatttaatatgtttaatatttttatatttaattgtttcagGTCCAACCACTGTATTATCGCAGggcatgaaaaatataataaatgctATGGTAGCACATAATGTAAAAACAGTATCTGTTTGCTTGTCTGGtaattgattttctttaaaGCAATTTCTGTTTAAATGTATACTAGTATTTTCTTTTAGATATCTAAATAATGTTTTACTTTTAATAGCATTCTTGTACTATAAACCAGAAGCAGTACCTGCTATTTTTAAGGATTTAAATGCAGATCATCAGCGTATGTTTGATCTACTTAAAGGAAGCAAATTAAATTGGATTGCTGTATTACCACCACATATTGCTGGTATGTATCacatcaaaaatatatttgaatccACTTTATatgacattattattatcattatatgtaCACTTTATTTTCAGATGCACCAAGTTCAAAATATGTTGTTAAGTACGATGAGTCGCCTGGCCGTGCTATCTCCAAACATGATTTAGGTGCTTTTCTCATTGACAGCCTTCAGCAATCAGAACATTATCAGAAAGTTTGTGGTATTGCAACCGTTTCATAATAGAACTTGAAGTatgattatatacaaataaaagttGTTCTATTTTTGTTTTTGGATAATAGATGTacatgaaatatgaaaaaactACATATGCCTCGATAAGTTTCTCTTACTCctttgtagaaataaatatgaaagGTGAAAGTACAGAAGAAAATCCCAATTTCTGGGAAGGAGAATATTCGGTACAACTGTACAATGTTGAAAACAGTGCATTGTTGGAATGGACAATATGATTTACTTTTGTGACTGCactgataaataaaaatgatttatgttACATGGacagttaaaaaaataattcgctagataaataaataatatgcgTTCCGCGATATTTACGTAATGAAATATGAAGGGAATCTTACTAGATGCaacaattcttttcatttatattctattataatttttttaccaTGTGTGTTCTGGAAACAATTACATTGAAATCAAAGAACTTTGGCATCTGAAAATTTGGCATTGGTGGAGGTGGTGGGCCAGAACATTGTATAGATTTCTCCTTTAATTTAGATTTTGTAAATGCTGCAGTAGAGTATACAACATCATTAATTCCATATGCTTTGAACGGATCGCATGTTTTATATCCATTTTTAAGATAAAAAACTTCTTGGCCTTTggttattaaatatacatttttgattcctttttttttaacatattCTTCTGCACCACGAAGCAACCTAGATCCAAGTCCCTGAGATCTATATTGGAAGTCAATTACAACTGTAATGTGGAGAAAAACATTATTAGTCTTTGCTCACTTtcctttctttaaatatttctttaaactaaGTTTACCTGATTGTATAAAACAACTATGACGTAATCTGGGTATCAAGGATATTTTACAATGACCAAGAATTCTGTCCTCCTTATCAATAAGTACAAGACAGGTAGGGAATTCATCGCATGAtgcatttaaacattttaacctattttgtatgaaaatattaattaattttatgaatgatatttttttttattaaagaaattaatataatgtacCGTGCAGTTTCACTTCTTGGCCATTCAGAATTAAGTAATATGCAACAATCTTGAATTAAGTCTGGACGTCGATGAAGAGGGATAATAAAGTATTCCTTGTCATTTGTTGTCATAATCTTTctgcaaatataaaataaaaaatagaatattactctgttaggaaatatttcattgtgCTATTGTTACATCGATTTTATTTTGAACAGTAATGTTACATAAAAAGTTATTTTTGTGATTGCAATTacgaaattataattcattattttagaaaaataattattattctgatATTATCAATCCTGATAAATTATGAAGATATTGGAAAAACTTTAATCGAATAACGAAGAATCgaacgaaaatgtataatttataatgaattaagtaacaaaatttattcacGAGAGACATGCCTATTTTTGGGAAACAATTATCCGCGTCTCGAACAGATATGTACGTACGACAACCTGCCATTGATAAGTACCGAAAAATAGAATGTATTAACAGGCGCCAATTAGTGCAATTAATATTTTGCAGCAGATGTCCTTACCGTATTTTTTTTGCAGATGTGGAGAACTTGACACGAAAATTAAAGGTCACTATGCTTCTTTACCTGTATGTATCTCGTGCGGAAATAACTTTCAGATTAGTGTCATCTTGAGCTAGAAACGATATTTCTGTTGCTCATATCCCCACCGTTATGTAAAATTTTCACCGCACCCAACAACATTATTGGACATAACACACCGAGCGAACGTATATACCCTTACGCTGCTCGAATTGCTCGTATCTAATAAAGAGAATACGTTACATTATTAATCTCAATAATGTAACATCGTGTGCAGCCTCGTGGAGGATCGATGTATTATCAAATTTCTACAAGTGACTGTTCATTCTATTTTTTTCATCTgcagaatttattttttaagtaactTTCATGTGTCGGTCATGATTCTGCGTCAATCGATAGGCAACAATATTAAGTTACTTTCAACTCATAATAAACTAATTTGTTCCACCGTATTGTATTAAGAATGCCTCGAATTTcatgtttcaatgtttattaATCGACGATCTTACTTCGCTATGTCAGACAGTTAAACAATAAAGTTCTGTTTCTTTCGCGTTTCCTTTCTCTTTGGGTGTCAAAAACGTGTATGACTTTTGTACAGGGATTCTTTTGCGAGTGTGATGCATCCTATCTCGACTTGTCCATGACCCATTCCCTTTTAGACGCGAGAACCTTTTTTTTGCATTTGACCCATTTTTCTTAATAGCCTCTGTTCTATATGTGAACAGCGTTCTGCATTCTTTATTTCGGCAGTGCTCGTCAATGACAACTTAGATTGACTCATGACGAATCACCGTTACGTTATCATAAATGGAAATCATGATGTCGTTggaaaaactattttttcaagaataaaatagcatttacggatattttatttatggaatCGGCGCTGATAATTTCTCATACccgataaatataattttgttttatcggTGCCCAAAAATAATACCGTATCCTTTGAATCATTGAGAGCCACTGACTGTCACGGAAGAAGTTCAGTTTATTTGTATCGTTCGGAGATGTATCGTTGgcgttataaataaacaatgatATTTGAGGGATTCACGTGGAATGTATTCATACTTatcagtattaatattaattttaaattacattagcAAAAAGTGCCGAGCGTAAATATTAGCGACCAAGTTTAGCTTGGcgtataagtaaaaatattttaatatttcatgtactGACACTATTTAAAGCTGAAATGTTACCAGGAAGACCTCCCGTTACAGGtaatattatactaattttatttatggttAAACATTCGCATTAACACGACGCAGTCGTTTTTCCTTCACTTAACCTTCATTTGCTTGTTTTGTTGAACTGACAGAGAACCCTTTGGGACTCTCTTGGCACGATAGTGCATGGATTCCTGTGTTAAATCCAAATAATATAATGGATTACTTTTCTGAAAGGAGTAATCCTTTTTACGATAGAACGTGCaacaatgaaattgttaaaatgCAACGCTTAAGTCCTGATCAATTGCAGTGAGTATTTTTTAAATCGAAGTACTAAAAATGTATCCAATTACAGAGCTAACGATTGACTGCTTCATTTCAGGAGTATGACAGGATTGGAGTATATTCTTTTACACGTGCAAGAACCCATTTTGTATGTTATTAGGAAACAACATCGACATTCACCTACTGCAGCAACACCGCTtgtagattattatattattgcagGTGTCGTGTATCAAGCACCTGATTTAGCATCTGTTGTGAGCTCTAGACTGGTAATTATCACTTGTCAATTATGAAATGCTTATTGTTAGCATAAGCTTAGTAGAATTGGTGATGAGTATATTctcaatttatacatttattttctagTTATCCACAGTGCACCATTTACAGTCTGCTTTTGAAGAAGCTAGCTCGTGCTCCAGATATCATCCAAGTAAAGGTTACTATTGGGACTTCAAAAATGGCAAAGCACTGGCAGCAAAGAAAGAAACACCTGTTCGCGAGGAGCCCAGCTCTCTGTTTCAACGTCAAAGAGTGGATATGTTACTTGCTGAACTTACTCGTAAATTTCCATTGCCTGTTCCAAAACCTGTTCATCAACCTATCGAGTCTTGTATGTTTTTTTGTAACTAAAAGTATCCATTAATTAGGTAGGATTAATGACAATGAAATTTCTCTTCTATTTCCAGCCATAGAGATTA
Above is a genomic segment from Nomia melanderi isolate GNS246 chromosome 8, iyNomMela1, whole genome shotgun sequence containing:
- the LOC116423944 gene encoding flavin reductase (NADPH); protein product: MDRIVIFGATGNTGLCALNHAVQKGLNVRAFVRDKNKIPANLVEKIHVVTGDVTNAEQVSNAVSDRDGVVVVLGTRNDLSPTTVLSQGMKNIINAMVAHNVKTVSVCLSAFLYYKPEAVPAIFKDLNADHQRMFDLLKGSKLNWIAVLPPHIADAPSSKYVVKYDESPGRAISKHDLGAFLIDSLQQSEHYQKVCGIATVS
- the MED6 gene encoding mediator complex subunit 6, which gives rise to MLPGRPPVTENPLGLSWHDSAWIPVLNPNNIMDYFSERSNPFYDRTCNNEIVKMQRLSPDQLQSMTGLEYILLHVQEPILYVIRKQHRHSPTAATPLVDYYIIAGVVYQAPDLASVVSSRLLSTVHHLQSAFEEASSCSRYHPSKGYYWDFKNGKALAAKKETPVREEPSSLFQRQRVDMLLAELTRKFPLPVPKPVHQPIESSIEIKQEVKVEKKDMKPPPEKKPKVN
- the Naa80 gene encoding N-alpha-acetyltransferase 80: MTTNDKEYFIIPLHRRPDLIQDCCILLNSEWPRSETARLKCLNASCDEFPTCLVLIDKEDRILGHCKISLIPRLRHSCFIQSVVIDFQYRSQGLGSRLLRGAEEYVKKKGIKNVYLITKGQEVFYLKNGYKTCDPFKAYGINDVVYSTAAFTKSKLKEKSIQCSGPPPPPMPNFQMPKFFDFNVIVSRTHMVKKL